One Aegilops tauschii subsp. strangulata cultivar AL8/78 chromosome 7, Aet v6.0, whole genome shotgun sequence genomic window carries:
- the LOC109763580 gene encoding uncharacterized protein — protein MKTLTYFLALCLATTTLLFTGGKSCPHDPVLTVAAACHQVSGGQPMLELCTKTLHAAANDKADAVSSYAYRGAAAAVQSCVDTERAGSQLLRNPSLPKQLQAAYNHCIDRYGVAHKKINAIGQALYSCGFPKTFRQDCADAAAAIDDCARNLQAADPSSPLYKLALTGRELTAVTCSLALLGEAGH, from the coding sequence ATGAAGACCCTCACCTATTTCCTTGCCTTGTGTCTAGCCACCACCACCTTGCTCTTCACCGGCGGCAAATCATGCCCACACGATCCGGTGCTGACCGTCGCAGCCGCATGCCACCAGGTGAGCGGAGGGCAGCCCATGCTGGAGCTCTGCACCAAGACGCTCCACGCCGCAGCAAATGACAAGGCCGATGCGGTCAGCAGTTATGCCTATAGAGGTGCGGCCGCGGCCGTACAATCGTGTGTAGACACCGAGCGCGCCGGCTCGCAGTTGCTGCGGAATCCGTCGCTCCCCAAGCAGCTGCAAGCGGCGTACAACCACTGCATCGACAGGTACGGCGTAGCGCACAAGAAGATCAACGCCATAGGTCAGGCCTTGTACAGCTGCGGGTTCCCAAAAACCTTCAGGCAGGACTGCGCGGATGCCGCCGCCGCAATCGACGATTGCGCTCGTAACTTGCAGGCCGCCGACCCGTCGTCGCCTTTGTACAAGCTGGCCTTGACTGGCCGGGAACTGACCGCCGTCACTTGCTCGCTGGCACTCCTCGGTGAAGCTGGGCATTAA